The Chthoniobacterales bacterium DNA window AACGGCAGCATTTGCGGCAGGCGACAAGCCGAATGTCGTTTTGATCCTGGCCGACGATCTGGGTTGGAGCGACACGACGCTTTTCGGAAAAACGAAGCTTTATCAGACCCCGAACATCGACCGTCTGGCCAAGCGCGGTATGACCTTCACCCGCGCCTACGCTGCCAGTCCGCTCTGCTCGCCGACGCGCGCCAGCATCATGAC harbors:
- a CDS encoding N-acetylgalactosamine 6-sulfate sulfatase; its protein translation is MKLLLSRSFAIAMMVTTAGTAAFAAGDKPNVVLILADDLGWSDTTLFGKTKLYQTPNIDRLAKRGMTFTRAYAASPLCSPTRASIMT